One Formosa sp. Hel3_A1_48 genomic window, CTCCCCGTAGCATCACACATCATGGCTGTATTAAAATCTGATCCATTGGGGTTGTGAGGATATTCATTGTACGCATATTTTCCAACAATATTGTAACGATTTTCGTCATATGGCAATGCAAATTTACCTTCACCATGTGAGATCCACACACCCAAAGTGCTGCCTTCGAGACTGGATAACATCACAGAATTGTTTTTTTGAATACGTACAGATGTAAATGCACTTTCATGCTTTTTGGAATCATTGTAGGTCATTTTACCATGTTGCTCGTGTTCTGGGTTAATTAGATCGAGCTCCATCCACAGTTGACAACCATTGCAAATACCTACAGAAAGCGTATCTTTTCTGTTGAAAAAATCTTGTAGTGCTTTTTTAGCTTTTGCATTGTACTTAAATGCGCCTGCCCATCCTTTGGCTGAGCCTAAAACATCACTATTACTGAATCCTCCAACCGCACCAATAAACTGTATATCTTTAAGAGTTTCACGTCCCGATATCAAATCAGTCATATGTACATCTCTAACTTCAAATCCGGCTAGATGCATAGCATTCGCCATTTCACGTTCAGAATTACTTCCTTTTTCACGAATGATGGCTGCTTTTGGTCGAGATTTATTTTCATCAAATTGGGGTAACTTTCCAGTAAAATCAGTTGGAAATGTGTATTTCAGTGCTTGATGTTTATAATTGCTATAACGCGTTTTAGCTAATCCATTGGCGGTTTGTTTTTCATCCAAAAGATAGGACGTTTCATACCAAAAATCTCTGTACGTATCAATGGATAAATCGTATTCAGAAGCATAGTTTTTTAATTTCAAAATACCATCGGATATTACATTTCCAATACGGTGGGCACTGATGTTTTTGCGTTTAAATACATCTTCTACAGATTGATCTTTCGTTTGAATGACCAATCCAGAGTTTTCTGCGAATAAAACTTTGATGGTATCTGTTTCGCCTAATGCAGATAAATCAATTTCTGCACCTACATTTTGATCTGCAAAGCACAGCTCTAACAAGGTTGTAATCAATCCTCCAGAAGCGACATCATGCCCGGCTACAATTTGTCCGTCTTTAATTAAACTCTGAAGTGTATTGAATACATCTTTAACATAAGATGCGTTTTGTACTTTTGGAGTGTCTTGTCCAATGCTGTTGCGTGTTTGTGCAAAAGAACTCCCTCCTAATTTAAACTCGTCTTGTGAAATGTTTATGTAATAAATTGGCCCTTGATTCGCTTTGAATAACGGTTCTACAACCTTAGATATATTATTGCAGTGTGCCGCTGCAGAAATGACTACAGTGCCTGGAGAAAGAACATCACCATCTGGATATTTTTGTTTCATGGAAAGAGAGTCTTTCCCTGTTGGAACATTTATACCTAAATCAATGGCAAAATCCGAAACCCCTTTGACCGCTTCGTACAAACGTGCATCTTCACCAGGATTTTTGCAAGGCCACATCCAATTTGCTGACAAGGAAACACTACTCAATTCTTCTTCCAAAGGTGCCCAAACAATATTGGTCAATGCTTCAGTTATGGCGTTTCTACTCCCAGCATTAGGATCTATAAGTGCGGCAATGGGTGCATGTCCTATACTCGTTGCCACCCCATGACCGTTTTTGTAGTCCAAAGCCATTACCCCAACATTATTAAGAGGAAGTTGTAAAGGTCCTACACATTGTTGTTTTGCCACTTTTCCTCCAACACATCTATCTACTTTATTCGTAAGCCAATCTTTGCATGCAACAGCTTCTAATTTCAAAACATTTTCTAGATACGTTTTGAATAATGATACATCATATTCTGGTGCGCTGTAATTTTTCACAACAGTTTTGTCTTCCAATATGGTTTTTGGGGAACTTCCAAACATGTCCTCTAGATTGAAATCCATGGGTTTATTTCCTTTTCTAGCCGATTGGAACACAAAACGATGGTCACAAGTCACTTCTCCTACTGTATACATTGGAGCGCGTTCTCGTTCTGAAATTTTTTGAAGTGTTTCAATGTGGTCTTCAGAAATAATTAAGCCCATCCGTTCTTGTGATTCGTTGCCTACCAATTCTTTATCAGACAAGGTAGGGTCGCCTACAGGCAAAGCATCCAAATTGATATGTCCTCCAGTGTCTTCTACTAATTCAGAAAGACAGTTTAAGTGTCCTCCAGCACCATGATCGTGAATGGAAACTATATAATTTTTGTCGCCCTCTACCATGCCGCGAATGGCATTCGCGGCACGCTTTTGCATTTCTGGATTGGATCGTTGAACAGCATTAAGCTCGATACCTGATGAAAATGCGCCAGTGTCTGCTGAAGAAACTGCTGCACCACCCATACCAATACGATAATTATCTCCCCCAAGAATTACAATTTTATCATTTTTTTTAGGAGTGTCTTTAAGT contains:
- the purL gene encoding phosphoribosylformylglycinamidine synthase → MIHFFGDAKQSVFAVQSTEEFSAETIAKLTWLFGQKPKIEQTSLKCSFVGPRAAMITPWSTNAVEITQNMGIAGVIRIEEFKSVSNDFSDFDPMIFEKFEELHQNTFDINITPEPILEITDIASYNAQEGLSLSEEEVDYLENVSQKIGRPLTDSEVFGFSQVNSEHCRHKIFNGTFVIDGEEQSSSLFKLIKETSRQNPNGIVSAYKDNVAFIKGPVVEQFAPKRADIPDSYTTKDFESVISLKAETHNFPTTVEPFNGAATGSGGEIRDRLAGGKGSLPLAGTAVYMTSYSRLLENRPWENGFKERKWLYQTPIDILIKASNGASDFGNKFGQPLICGSVLTFEHQEDADRLGFDKVIMQAGGIGYGKAEQALKDTPKKNDKIVILGGDNYRIGMGGAAVSSADTGAFSSGIELNAVQRSNPEMQKRAANAIRGMVEGDKNYIVSIHDHGAGGHLNCLSELVEDTGGHINLDALPVGDPTLSDKELVGNESQERMGLIISEDHIETLQKISERERAPMYTVGEVTCDHRFVFQSARKGNKPMDFNLEDMFGSSPKTILEDKTVVKNYSAPEYDVSLFKTYLENVLKLEAVACKDWLTNKVDRCVGGKVAKQQCVGPLQLPLNNVGVMALDYKNGHGVATSIGHAPIAALIDPNAGSRNAITEALTNIVWAPLEEELSSVSLSANWMWPCKNPGEDARLYEAVKGVSDFAIDLGINVPTGKDSLSMKQKYPDGDVLSPGTVVISAAAHCNNISKVVEPLFKANQGPIYYINISQDEFKLGGSSFAQTRNSIGQDTPKVQNASYVKDVFNTLQSLIKDGQIVAGHDVASGGLITTLLELCFADQNVGAEIDLSALGETDTIKVLFAENSGLVIQTKDQSVEDVFKRKNISAHRIGNVISDGILKLKNYASEYDLSIDTYRDFWYETSYLLDEKQTANGLAKTRYSNYKHQALKYTFPTDFTGKLPQFDENKSRPKAAIIREKGSNSEREMANAMHLAGFEVRDVHMTDLISGRETLKDIQFIGAVGGFSNSDVLGSAKGWAGAFKYNAKAKKALQDFFNRKDTLSVGICNGCQLWMELDLINPEHEQHGKMTYNDSKKHESAFTSVRIQKNNSVMLSSLEGSTLGVWISHGEGKFALPYDENRYNIVGKYAYNEYPHNPNGSDFNTAMMCDATGRHLVTMPHIERSTFPWNWAHYPNDRQDEVSPWLEAFTNAYKWIERFEVKH